The DNA sequence GCGGGCATCCCAACGCGGATTGGCTACCAAGGCGAGTTTCGGTTTGGGTTAATCAATGTTTCGCTGCCCAATCCATCACGCCAAGCGCGCACGCCCATGATGGAGCACTATGCAAAATTATTAGGTGGCGCGCCAAACCAAACAAGCAATCCTCAAAATCTGCCATTACCAAAATTAAGCATTGATTCCACTCTTACGCAATGGGCAAGGGGCAGGATCGAAGAGATCGGTGGTGTACCTCTTTATGTATTTGCCCCTGGCGCCGAATACGGCTCTGCAAAGCGCTGGCCAACGAGTCACTTTGCGCAATTAGCGAACCAGATCTTAGAAGACAATCCAGATGCGAGGATTATTATTCTGGGGAGCCGAGCCGATCATGTGCTTGGCCAAGAAATTGTGCAATCTACCAATTTATCTGATCGTATCCACAATTGGTGCGGCGCGATTCCCTTAGACCAATCGATGGCACTCATCGCACAATCCACATGCCTGATCAGCAACGACTCAGGTCTGATGCATATTGGCGCAGCCCTATCGATTCCACAAATTGCTATTTTTGGTTCAAGCAATCCCAAGCACACGCCGCCCTTATCCCCAAAGGCCCAAATCATTTGGCTCGAATTAGACTGTAGTCCCTGCTATCAGCGCACCTGCCCACTTGGGCATCTCAATTGTTTAAATCAGATCGATTCACAACGCGTCTACAGTATGCTTACACCAATAAAGGTCCAATAAATAGCTTATGCCGCGCTTCGCACGACTCTTTCAGAATCCCGATGAGGTGATTGATGCCTGGCGTGAGACCCTGCGGCAAGGGGACGTCGAAGGAGCCCTCGCCTTATGGCTCGATGACGACTCAATTACTTGTGTGCTACCAGAAGGTAATCGCTTAAGCGGTCATGCGGAGATTCGAGCGGGGCTAGAGCGCATGCTCGCAAGGCCCCTCTATTTAGAACCGATTGCTTGCATCGAGCACATTACCGTGAGTGCTGCAGTGTTTGATTCAACCGAAGCTGTCTATTTTGAAAATAATCAGATTGAGGCTGATTTCATGATTAATATCACACTAGTCCTCATGCAAGATGGCAAAGGCTGGCGCATCGCCCATTTACACGCCAGTCGTTCTCACGATGATGACTTTGAGTTTCCGAGCGATCAGCACGAGCTGCACTAACTCTTTTTTTGCTCTTTTTGCTCTTCGCGGTATTGATTCTGAAACACGCGCAATCGCGCATCAATCACTGAACCCAGATAAAAATCATTACCGGCAGCCGAGCGTGCAATTTTCAGCTGCTCAATCGCCGATGGCCAAGCCCCTTCGGTAGCGAACTTCTCAGCAAGTGCGTAATGCCGCAAACCAATCTTTTTATCTTGGTCATACGCGCGCGCCAACAAATCCCACCAGATCGTCTCATTCGGTTGTGCTTTGGTCTTCGCTCGTAACAAAGTAATGGCCTCATTAGCTCGACCCAAACGCAGTTCTGCATTGACCGTCGCCACAGCGGCAGAGAATGAAAACGGATCCGCCTTGGCCGCATTTTGGGCATACTGTAAGGCCTCCTCGGGCCTACCTCGTGCAAGGGCTAACTCAGATGCCGTGTAATCAAACGATAAGCTCTGACGCTGCACAGGTGATCCGGGTGCCAAGACATTTTGCGCTACAGCCCGAGCTTTTTGCAAAAAGCTTTCTGCCTGATCAAAGCGCCCCTGACGTTGGGCAACCAAGGCTAAGCCATAGAAGCCCTCCATTTGCTTTTCGGGGCTGGCCTGCTTACTCAAACTCTCAAATAAATTACGTAGATCAAATAAGCCACTGGTAGTCCCACTCTGCTCGATGCGCGCTCTAGCTTTAATGAGATAGAACTCGAGCGCACTGGGCACCCGATTTTGTACAACGGTCCTCGCCCGGTCTTGCATATCAGCAATACGGTCAGTAGTTAAGGGGTGAGTGCGCAAATACCCCGGCACACCACTATCCATGATTCCATAAGCCTTTTGCAAACGCTGAAAGAATACGGGTGCGCCATTTACATCGTAACCACTGGCTTGCAAGATCTGAAAACCAATTCGATCGGCCTCGCGCTCTGCGTCCCGCGAATACGAGAGTTGATTCTGAATCGCAAGTGCCTGGCCACCCGTGATTAGGCCGGCAGCAGCGCCAGGATTACTAGCAGCTGCTAACGCACCCAGCACAATGCCGGCTAACGCAATGATTGAATTGGTTCCTTGACGCTCCAAAGAGCGCGCCAAGTGACGTTGCAATACATGGCCAATCTCATGACCCATCACCGAAGCGACCTCTGAATCGGTCTCCGCAGTAATTAAGAGCCCCGTATGAAAACCAATAAATCCACCGGGCAATGCAAACGCATTAATCGATGGGTCCTTCACCGCAAATACCTCATAGTCGTATGCGGCACTGCCTTGGGCATTTGCTCCACCCAGTTGCAAGCGTTTTGCAGCTTGCATCAGGCGCCGCTCCATCGAATTGAGGTAATCATAGATGGGCCAGTCATTAGAAAAATCCCGATCCCTACGAATCTCCCGCATGATCTGCTCACCAATCTTGCGCTCATCTAGGGGGCTTAAAGCATCACCTCCCGGATCACCCATATCGGGCAACACCAAGACGGGTTGCGATTGCAAAACATTCCGAGAGGGTAAATTAGCTGAGCGCGCTTCCGGTGACTGAATCACCCGCCCAAGATTCTCCTTAGCTACATTGTCTTGGGTGACCGACACCCCTGGCTGCTGGGCGAAGGAAGAGGCACTTAAGACCCCGCTTAAGTACAAAGCAACGATTCGTTTTACTTGCTTCCCCATGCCTATATGGTAAAACCTCTTGTATGAACAAACTCACGCATTTTGATTCCAGTGGCCAAGCGCATATGGTTGACGTTAGCGATAAAGCGTCTACCCACCGGGTAGCCATTGCGACTGGCTGTATTCAAATGAATCCTAACACCTATGAACTGATTGAGTCGGGCGGTCATAAAAAGGGTGATGTACTTGGCATTGCCCGAATCGCCGGAATTCAGGCGGCCAAGAAAACAGCTGATCTCATTCCTCTCTGCCATCCAATTGCACTCACCCATGTGAGCATTGAGTTCCGATCCGATCAGTCTAGCCACACGATTTATTGTCAAGCCAGGGCCGAAACCACGGGGCCCACTGGCGTTGAAATGGAAGCACTTACCGCCACCCAAATTGCTCTTCTAACAATTTACGACATGTGCAAAGCCGTTGACCGTGGGATGGTGATGAGCGATATCAAGTTACTTGAAAAGAGCGGCGGCAAATCGGGAGATTGGAAGGCGAGCTAACTACTCGCCCCAACTCAAGGGGTTACTTACCCACTCGACACTCTGCCGGTAAGAGCTTAGCGGGGAGATTGGTTTGCTCCGAACGGCAGGACCAGCCGCCCGACCAGGTAACTAAATTACTTTGTGAGAGATCAATTGCGCGGGGTGAAGCGACATCTGGCTCATTAGTCGGAATCAAAATCAAACTATTTTTACCATCGGGCGCCACCGATGTTTGGTAATCAATGGCAATCGCCCCACTTGGCAAGATCTCAATCTCTTTCACACTCCGCGTTGGAGTAAATGAAAAAGACTCTTGAGTAACCCGATCCATCGGGCTTGGCCCTTTGCTAGCGTATGCCTCGGTCACTGCCAATTTAGCGCTAGATGCAAGATTTAATCCTTCGACAACTCGCCCGCGAGCAATGTAATCCTGATACTGTGGCACAGCAACGGCAACTAAGATGCCAATAATGGCCACGACAACCATCACTTCAATTAATGTAAATCCCCGTTGATCGTCTTTGACTTGATGTTGTGTATGCATAAAAAATCCCCTCCTCGATGGACCTCTATCTTCGGACAGAAATCCATCGCAGAGGGGTTTAATTAGTGTCAGTAATCCTTGATTTTAATATCAGTGCTTACGCAGCTTTGGAATTACTTTTAGCACGACGCTTCATCAACTCGCCAAAAGCCATCACAGCAACTGCGCCAGTGATACCAGCAATCGTAGAGTATCCGGCCATGCCCTCACCAAACTGCTTGACGATTGCAGGATCGGTCACCATCATGCCGCCAGCAATCCAACCCAAGAGACCAGCACCAGCTGTCACAATCAATGGGAAGCGATCAATCAAGAACAGAACCACCTTACTTCCGGCAATAATAATCGGTACCGATACGATCAATCCGAATACCACATAACCAACCTGATGAGCAGCATCATCAACTTGGCCTGCAGCGCCAGCGATCGCGAGGACATTATCTAGACTCATCACGATGTCGGCCACGATGATGGTCTTAATTGCAGCAAACAGCTTGTCTGGGGCATCTAAATTGTGCTCTTCCTCATCGTGCTGAACCATCAACTTGTAGCCAATCCACAAGAGTAATGCGCCTCCAACGAGTTTCAAGAACGGGATTTGCAATAAGGTTACTGCAAACGCGACTAAGATGACGCGCAAAATAATGGCGCCAGCCGTACCGTAAATGATGCCCTTCTTACGCTGATTTGGATGCAAATTACGACAAGCCAATGCAATCACAACCGCATTGTCACCGCCTAATAAAAGATCGATGATGATGATTTGAATCACGACCGACCAGTCAATCATTGCTAAAAGTTCCATGTCTTCCTCTAATTGTTATAACTACTTACCCAAACATTTCATTTCAACATCGCCTGC is a window from the Polynucleobacter sp. HIN11 genome containing:
- a CDS encoding nuclear transport factor 2 family protein is translated as MPRFARLFQNPDEVIDAWRETLRQGDVEGALALWLDDDSITCVLPEGNRLSGHAEIRAGLERMLARPLYLEPIACIEHITVSAAVFDSTEAVYFENNQIEADFMINITLVLMQDGKGWRIAHLHASRSHDDDFEFPSDQHELH
- a CDS encoding pilin; translated protein: MHTQHQVKDDQRGFTLIEVMVVVAIIGILVAVAVPQYQDYIARGRVVEGLNLASSAKLAVTEAYASKGPSPMDRVTQESFSFTPTRSVKEIEILPSGAIAIDYQTSVAPDGKNSLILIPTNEPDVASPRAIDLSQSNLVTWSGGWSCRSEQTNLPAKLLPAECRVGK
- the waaF gene encoding lipopolysaccharide heptosyltransferase II — encoded protein: MSRILVIAPHWIGDAVMSLPLITLIHTKFPNSSIDVLCTPWVGPIYRACPAIETIVERDFQHGALQWSLRRSTARELKKQAYDVAFVLPNSMKSALIPWLAGIPTRIGYQGEFRFGLINVSLPNPSRQARTPMMEHYAKLLGGAPNQTSNPQNLPLPKLSIDSTLTQWARGRIEEIGGVPLYVFAPGAEYGSAKRWPTSHFAQLANQILEDNPDARIIILGSRADHVLGQEIVQSTNLSDRIHNWCGAIPLDQSMALIAQSTCLISNDSGLMHIGAALSIPQIAIFGSSNPKHTPPLSPKAQIIWLELDCSPCYQRTCPLGHLNCLNQIDSQRVYSMLTPIKVQ
- a CDS encoding TerC family protein; amino-acid sequence: MELLAMIDWSVVIQIIIIDLLLGGDNAVVIALACRNLHPNQRKKGIIYGTAGAIILRVILVAFAVTLLQIPFLKLVGGALLLWIGYKLMVQHDEEEHNLDAPDKLFAAIKTIIVADIVMSLDNVLAIAGAAGQVDDAAHQVGYVVFGLIVSVPIIIAGSKVVLFLIDRFPLIVTAGAGLLGWIAGGMMVTDPAIVKQFGEGMAGYSTIAGITGAVAVMAFGELMKRRAKSNSKAA
- the moaC gene encoding cyclic pyranopterin monophosphate synthase MoaC, whose translation is MNKLTHFDSSGQAHMVDVSDKASTHRVAIATGCIQMNPNTYELIESGGHKKGDVLGIARIAGIQAAKKTADLIPLCHPIALTHVSIEFRSDQSSHTIYCQARAETTGPTGVEMEALTATQIALLTIYDMCKAVDRGMVMSDIKLLEKSGGKSGDWKAS
- a CDS encoding beta-barrel assembly-enhancing protease, translated to MGKQVKRIVALYLSGVLSASSFAQQPGVSVTQDNVAKENLGRVIQSPEARSANLPSRNVLQSQPVLVLPDMGDPGGDALSPLDERKIGEQIMREIRRDRDFSNDWPIYDYLNSMERRLMQAAKRLQLGGANAQGSAAYDYEVFAVKDPSINAFALPGGFIGFHTGLLITAETDSEVASVMGHEIGHVLQRHLARSLERQGTNSIIALAGIVLGALAAASNPGAAAGLITGGQALAIQNQLSYSRDAEREADRIGFQILQASGYDVNGAPVFFQRLQKAYGIMDSGVPGYLRTHPLTTDRIADMQDRARTVVQNRVPSALEFYLIKARARIEQSGTTSGLFDLRNLFESLSKQASPEKQMEGFYGLALVAQRQGRFDQAESFLQKARAVAQNVLAPGSPVQRQSLSFDYTASELALARGRPEEALQYAQNAAKADPFSFSAAVATVNAELRLGRANEAITLLRAKTKAQPNETIWWDLLARAYDQDKKIGLRHYALAEKFATEGAWPSAIEQLKIARSAAGNDFYLGSVIDARLRVFQNQYREEQKEQKKS